A section of the Paenibacillus aurantius genome encodes:
- a CDS encoding GNAT family N-acetyltransferase translates to MYRKEWFTFDGDRPVPTEIRRYAKEDFAELIRIQQEAFPPPFPEDHLWNAEQLTNHVTLFPEGALCVEVDGVLAGSVTGLRVDTEPGGPDHTWAEMTDEGYIRNHRPGGNTLYIVDICVRPAYRRHKLGYWMLQSLYETAVALGISRVMGGGRMPGYRAQSERMSAQEYVDNVVAGELKDPVITFLLKSGRTPVKAVAGYLEDDYDSCGYGALMEWKNPFKG, encoded by the coding sequence GTGTACCGCAAAGAATGGTTTACGTTTGATGGGGACCGGCCGGTCCCGACGGAGATCCGCCGGTACGCGAAGGAGGACTTTGCGGAGCTGATCCGCATTCAGCAGGAAGCCTTCCCGCCCCCTTTTCCGGAGGACCACCTGTGGAACGCGGAGCAGCTGACGAATCACGTCACGCTTTTTCCCGAAGGGGCGTTGTGCGTTGAGGTGGACGGGGTGCTGGCCGGGTCCGTTACGGGCCTCCGGGTGGACACCGAGCCGGGCGGGCCCGACCACACATGGGCGGAGATGACCGACGAAGGCTATATCCGTAATCACCGGCCTGGGGGTAATACCCTTTATATTGTGGATATTTGCGTCCGGCCCGCCTACCGTCGGCACAAGCTCGGCTACTGGATGCTTCAGTCCCTGTACGAAACGGCCGTCGCCCTCGGCATTTCCCGGGTAATGGGCGGCGGGCGGATGCCGGGCTACCGCGCCCAGTCGGAGCGGATGAGCGCCCAGGAGTATGTGGATAATGTGGTCGCAGGGGAGCTCAAGGACCCGGTAATCACGTTCCTTCTGAAGAGCGGCCGGACCCCGGTGAAGGCCGTGGCGGGCTACCTCGAGGACGATTACGACTCGTGCGGCTACGGCGCG
- a CDS encoding carbon-nitrogen hydrolase family protein: MKLRVSTVQYHLHTIKEFAEFEAQVEHYVRTAAEFEADFVLFPELFTTQLMSIGDGQGQALGIEELPSFTEPYEELFQRLAQQYGMHLIGGTHIIRENDRLYNAAYLFYPDGRFVTQRKLHITPTEVNEWNMGAGDGLQVFETDKGTVALLICYDIEFPEIVRMAKARGADVIFCPSCTDDKHGYYRVRYTSHARAVENQVYVVTAGTVGSLPTVDFMRLNFGQSAVITPNDIPFPPHGILAEGEMNHDMIVTADLDLELLYKVREKGSVTTWRDRRTDLYPDWS; encoded by the coding sequence ATGAAGCTGAGAGTATCGACTGTTCAATATCATCTCCATACGATTAAAGAGTTTGCCGAGTTTGAGGCCCAGGTGGAGCATTACGTCCGCACGGCTGCTGAATTCGAAGCGGATTTCGTACTGTTCCCGGAGCTGTTTACCACCCAGCTGATGTCCATTGGAGACGGACAAGGCCAAGCCTTGGGCATCGAGGAGCTCCCGTCGTTCACGGAGCCGTATGAGGAGCTGTTCCAAAGGCTCGCGCAGCAGTACGGCATGCACCTCATCGGCGGAACGCACATTATCCGGGAGAACGACCGCCTGTACAATGCCGCCTATCTTTTCTATCCGGACGGACGGTTCGTCACCCAGCGGAAGCTTCACATCACCCCTACCGAGGTGAACGAATGGAACATGGGGGCGGGCGACGGCCTGCAGGTGTTCGAAACGGACAAGGGCACCGTAGCCCTTCTGATCTGCTACGACATCGAATTTCCGGAGATTGTGCGGATGGCAAAAGCCCGCGGGGCGGACGTAATCTTCTGTCCGTCCTGCACGGACGACAAGCATGGTTATTACCGGGTCCGGTACACGAGCCATGCCCGCGCAGTGGAGAACCAGGTGTACGTCGTCACCGCCGGAACGGTGGGGTCCCTGCCGACCGTCGATTTCATGCGCCTGAACTTCGGACAGTCGGCCGTCATCACGCCGAACGATATCCCGTTCCCGCCGCATGGCATCCTGGCCGAAGGCGAGATGAACCATGACATGATCGTCACCGCCGATCTCGACCTGGAGCTTCTCTACAAGGTCCGGGAGAAAGGATCCGTTACGACCTGGCGCGACCGCCGCACCGATCTGTATCCTGACTGGAGCTGA
- a CDS encoding rhomboid family intramembrane serine protease yields MQFVRYESLRQYLRFYPVTSLIILINLVMFLIMEGYGSSRDPETLLKFGAMFSAPGFAPEWWRYVTAMFLHIGFEHLLFNMFALFVFAPPLERLIGHFRYAVFYLLSGVAGSAVSYGFQGTTYLGAGASGAIYGIYAAYLFFGLFRRDLQDKSSSQTVVLILVLGVIYSFVVPRVDLYAHLGGAVAGFLLAAVFSVGIRRLK; encoded by the coding sequence ATGCAGTTTGTTCGCTACGAAAGCTTGCGTCAGTACCTCCGGTTCTATCCGGTCACATCGCTGATCATCCTCATCAATCTGGTGATGTTCCTGATCATGGAAGGCTACGGCTCCTCCCGGGATCCCGAAACCCTGCTCAAGTTCGGGGCCATGTTCAGCGCGCCCGGATTTGCCCCCGAATGGTGGCGGTACGTCACGGCCATGTTCCTTCACATCGGGTTCGAGCACCTGCTGTTCAATATGTTTGCTCTGTTCGTATTCGCCCCGCCTCTCGAGCGCCTGATCGGGCATTTCCGCTATGCGGTGTTCTACCTGCTGTCCGGCGTGGCGGGCAGCGCGGTCAGCTACGGCTTTCAGGGCACCACCTACCTCGGGGCGGGAGCCTCCGGAGCGATTTACGGCATCTATGCCGCTTACCTGTTCTTCGGCCTGTTCCGCCGCGACCTTCAGGACAAGAGCTCCAGCCAGACGGTGGTGCTCATTCTCGTTCTGGGCGTCATTTATTCGTTCGTCGTGCCACGGGTCGATCTTTATGCCCATCTCGGCGGCGCGGTGGCGGGCTTCCTTCTCGCGGCCGTATTCTCGGTGGGAATTCGCCGCTTGAAATAG
- a CDS encoding LysR family transcriptional regulator, translated as MDQALHVFVTVAEQQNFTRAAELLHMTQPAVSSYIQNLERSMDIKLLERTNKFVRLTKAGEMVYHHAKEILGLYTRMENLLDDLKHTASGNLSIGSSYTYGEYILPHRMAALLKSYPQLNPSITIRNSNEIMDLVLHHQIDVGIIEGEVKNEKIKIMPFACDHLSILAASDHRLFHTQNISPLDLSEETWLIREEGSGTRGMQEKGFQQLGFYPNKRMTLGSTQVIKESIEAGLGISLLSQSAIQKELELGKLKLLDIEGFPIKRNFSLITPNVPFQTKAAEVFIKLLVEEGSTG; from the coding sequence ATGGACCAAGCATTGCATGTTTTTGTTACGGTGGCCGAACAACAAAATTTCACACGTGCCGCTGAACTTCTACATATGACGCAGCCGGCGGTCAGCAGCTACATACAGAACCTGGAGCGGTCGATGGACATTAAATTATTAGAAAGAACCAATAAGTTTGTCAGGCTTACAAAGGCGGGAGAAATGGTTTATCATCATGCCAAGGAAATTTTGGGTCTCTATACCCGAATGGAAAATCTTTTGGATGATCTAAAACATACGGCAAGCGGTAACCTGTCTATTGGCTCCAGCTATACCTACGGGGAATACATTCTCCCCCATAGAATGGCAGCGCTGCTTAAGTCTTATCCGCAATTGAATCCAAGTATCACGATAAGGAATTCAAATGAAATTATGGATTTGGTCCTGCATCATCAAATCGATGTGGGGATCATAGAGGGGGAAGTTAAAAATGAGAAGATTAAGATTATGCCCTTTGCCTGTGATCATTTATCCATCCTGGCCGCATCGGATCATCGTTTATTCCATACACAAAACATAAGCCCTTTGGATTTAAGCGAGGAGACATGGTTAATTCGCGAGGAGGGTTCCGGAACAAGGGGAATGCAGGAAAAGGGGTTTCAGCAATTGGGGTTCTATCCCAATAAAAGGATGACCTTGGGAAGCACCCAAGTGATCAAGGAATCCATTGAAGCGGGGTTAGGCATTTCCTTGCTTTCTCAATCGGCTATACAAAAAGAGTTGGAGCTGGGAAAGTTAAAATTACTAGATATCGAGGGGTTTCCGATCAAAAGAAATTTTTCGCTTATCACCCCAAACGTCCCATTCCAAACAAAAGCAGCGGAGGTTTTTATCAAATTATTGGTTGAAGAAGGTTCTACTGGTTGA
- a CDS encoding YeiH family protein: MTNSLANPHAIEKQLKATSIKRWLQGIGFTFVIALAGLGLSQLPGLDRVGQLACAILIAVVYRQVRGYPEAWRTGIQFSSKRLLRLAIVLFGLKLNLDVVFHQGLGLLVRDAGTIVFSIFLTMFLAKLFKADASLSFLLGIGTGVCGAAAIAAVSPILKAREEDTAMGAGLIALVGTLFALAYSLIRPFLPLTALQYGIWAGVSLHEIAHVALAGTPAGPDALAIALLAKLGRVFLLVPLSFILMYGMKRKGRTESDSHPKVEFPWFLIGFLITSFLGSYVLGHALILSPGVLNGISLFTSFILTMAMVGLGLNVSLKDLRTKMVRPLLAMSITSVLLAFLTYFTI; this comes from the coding sequence ATGACAAATTCTTTAGCTAACCCTCATGCTATAGAAAAGCAGCTGAAAGCCACTTCCATAAAACGTTGGCTCCAAGGAATCGGCTTTACTTTTGTTATTGCCTTGGCTGGTTTGGGATTATCCCAACTACCCGGATTGGATCGTGTCGGGCAGCTGGCCTGTGCCATCCTTATCGCGGTGGTTTACCGGCAAGTAAGGGGTTACCCGGAGGCATGGCGTACCGGGATCCAATTTTCTTCCAAAAGGCTGTTGAGGCTTGCCATTGTTCTTTTCGGCTTAAAACTGAATCTCGATGTTGTTTTCCATCAAGGGTTGGGGTTACTTGTCAGAGATGCGGGAACCATTGTTTTCTCTATCTTCCTTACCATGTTCCTTGCCAAATTATTCAAAGCGGATGCTTCCTTATCCTTCTTACTGGGAATTGGAACAGGCGTATGCGGAGCAGCGGCGATTGCCGCCGTCTCCCCGATTTTGAAAGCAAGAGAGGAAGACACCGCCATGGGTGCGGGCCTAATCGCCTTGGTGGGAACCCTTTTTGCACTTGCCTACTCCCTAATAAGACCGTTCCTTCCTTTAACGGCGTTGCAATACGGTATTTGGGCCGGTGTAAGTTTACATGAGATCGCCCACGTAGCCCTTGCCGGCACACCTGCCGGACCCGATGCCCTCGCCATTGCTTTGTTAGCCAAACTGGGCAGGGTCTTCTTACTCGTTCCCCTCAGCTTTATTCTTATGTACGGGATGAAGCGCAAAGGAAGAACCGAATCGGATTCCCATCCAAAAGTCGAATTTCCCTGGTTTCTTATAGGATTCCTTATCACGAGCTTCCTGGGAAGCTACGTACTTGGTCATGCCCTTATCCTTTCACCCGGTGTCTTGAATGGCATCTCCCTCTTTACTTCCTTTATCTTGACGATGGCTATGGTTGGACTAGGTTTGAATGTTAGTCTGAAGGATCTTCGCACGAAAATGGTACGGCCGCTGCTGGCTATGTCGATTACCTCCGTTCTTCTTGCTTTCCTCACCTATTTCACGATCTAA
- a CDS encoding DUF3995 domain-containing protein — MNVQKRKWAGYMACACGLLYALPHFWWGLGVSLGFPGDFAKVPDEVLSRLIGYWFMGAAAVLAALFGLSFVYKWGEKLPIRLKIIPAWIGCVGLSVWGFSFFVLQFQFAIGRVVSAPAFAEQDASPMAAWGYVWYALFLGWGISLGFAAFFETKGRTPIRK, encoded by the coding sequence ATGAACGTCCAAAAAAGAAAATGGGCCGGGTACATGGCATGCGCATGCGGATTGTTATACGCCCTTCCGCACTTTTGGTGGGGCTTAGGAGTGTCACTCGGCTTCCCGGGGGATTTTGCAAAGGTGCCGGACGAAGTGTTGTCCCGGTTAATCGGTTATTGGTTTATGGGAGCGGCGGCCGTCCTTGCTGCCCTATTCGGCTTGTCTTTTGTCTACAAGTGGGGAGAAAAGCTGCCGATCCGGTTGAAGATCATCCCTGCTTGGATCGGATGTGTGGGATTATCCGTATGGGGTTTTAGCTTCTTTGTTCTACAGTTTCAATTCGCGATCGGACGCGTCGTGTCCGCACCCGCTTTTGCAGAACAGGATGCAAGCCCAATGGCAGCATGGGGGTATGTCTGGTATGCCTTGTTCCTAGGTTGGGGCATCTCGCTGGGCTTTGCCGCTTTTTTCGAAACAAAAGGGCGGACCCCTATAAGGAAATAA